A window from Corythoichthys intestinalis isolate RoL2023-P3 chromosome 10, ASM3026506v1, whole genome shotgun sequence encodes these proteins:
- the ppp2r5d gene encoding serine/threonine-protein phosphatase 2A 56 kDa regulatory subunit delta isoform, with product MPNKIKKDKETGKSGKVGANKDVSTDDGGGENVNKRPSSQGSAPPPTQLHKIKYCGGPQVVKKERRHSSSRFSISGNRELSKLPALKDAAVEDREELFVQKLRQCCVLFDFVSDPLSDLKFKEVKRAGLHEMVDYITHNADALTEAVYPEAVGMFSVNLFRTLPPSSNPTGAEFDPEEDEPTLEAAWPHLQLVYEFFLRFLESPDFQANVAKKYMDQTFVLSLLELLDSEDPRERDFLKTILHRIYGKFLGLRAYIRRQINNIFYRFIYETEHHNGIAELLEILGSIINGFALPLKEEHKMFLIRVLLPLHKVKSLSVYHPQLAYCVVQFLEKDSSLTEPVIVGLLKFWPKTHSPKEVMFLNELEEILDVIEPAEFVKVHQPLFRQLAKCVSSTHFQVAERALYYWNNEYIMSLISDNAASILPLMFPALYKNSKSHWNKTIHGLIYNALKLFMEMNQKLFDDCTQQYKSDKHREKHRIKEREEIWNKLEELARQNPQSDELLPPRPGFGGQEALCSMPAADADVPTLEDIQLLKKAVASQALMVSKDSLADAKASRRKSELPQDVYTIKALEAHKRAEHFLTANQEALS from the exons ATGCCCAACAAAATCAAGAAAGACAAG GAAACCGGCAAAAGTGGCAAAGTCGGCGCCAACAAAGACGTTTCCACAGACGACGGCGGTGGCGAG AACGTCAACAAGCGTCCAAGCAGTCAGGGAAGCGCGCCGCCGCCCACTCAGTTGCACAAGATCAAATACTGCGGCGGTCCtcaagtggtgaagaaggaacgGCGTCACAGCTCCTCTCGCTTCAGCATCAGCGGCAACCGAGAGCTCAGTAAACTCCCTGCCCTCAAAG ACGCGGCGGTGGAGGATCGCGAGGAGCTTTTTGTGCAGAAGCTCCGGCAGTGCTGCGTTCTTTTCGACTTTGTCAGCGACCCGCTCAGCGACCTCAAGTTCAAAGAGGTGAAGAGAGCCGGACTCCACGAGATGGTGGACTATATCACGCACAACGCCGACGCGCTCACCGAGGCCGTTTACCCCGAGGCTGTCGGCATG ttttccGTCAACTTATTCCGGACACTACCCCCTTCCTCCAATCCCACCGGAGCAGAGTTCGACCCCGAGGAAGACGAACCCACGCTGGAGGCCGCCTGGCCTCACCTGCAG CTTGTTTACGAGTTCTTCCTGCGCTTCCTGGAGTCTCCGGACTTCCAAGCCAACGTGGCCAAAAAATACATGGACCAAACCTTCGTCTTGTCG CTTCTGGAGCTGCTGGACAGCGAGGATCCTCGAGAAAGAGACTTCCTGAAGACCATCCTGCACAGGATCTACGGAAAGTTCCTGGGACTGCGCGCATACATCCGGCGGCAGATCAACAACATCTTCTACAG GTTCATCTACGAGACGGAACATCACAACGGAATCGCGGAGCTGTTGGAGATCCTCGGAAG taTAATCAATGGCTTCGCTCTTCCGCTCAAAGAAGAACACAAAATGTTCCTGATCCGAGTTCTTCTGCCGCTTCATAAAGTCAAGTCCCTCAGTGTATATCACCCACAG CTAGCGTACTGCGTGGTCCAGTTCCTGGAGAAGGATAGCAGTCTGACAGAACCG GTGATCGTGGGCCTGCTGAAGTTCTGGCCCAAGACCCACAGTCCCAAGGAGGTGATGTTCCTCAACGAGCTGGAGGAGATCCTGGACGTCATCGAGCCGGCCGAGTTCGTCAAAGTCCACCAGCCGCTCTTCCGGCAGTTGGCCAAGTGCGTGTCCAGCACTCACTTCCAG GTGGCCGAGCGCGCTCTCTACTACTGGAACAATGAGTACATCATGAGTTTGATCAGCGACAACGCAGCTAGCATCCTTCCCCTCATGTTTCCCGCTCTCTACAAGAACTCCAAGAGCCACTGGAACAA GACCATCCATGGGCTTATCTACAATGCTCTCAAACTCTTCATGGAGATGAACCAGAAACTTTTTGACGACTGCACCCAACAGTACAAGAGTGACAAACACAG AGAAAAACACCGGATAAAGGAGCGGGAAGAAATCTGGAACAAACTGGAAGAACTGGCCAGACAAAATCCTCAG AGTGATGAGCTCCTCCCCCCGCGACCCGGATTCGGCGGCCAGGAAGCG TTGTGCAGCATGCCTGCCGCGGACGCTGACGTTCCCACGCTAGAGGACATTCAGTTGTTGAAGAAGGCGGTGGCCAGCCAAGCGCTGATG GTATCCAAGGACTCTTTGGCAGATGCCAAAGCGAGCCGCCGGAAGTCGGAACTCCCGCAAGACGTTTACACCATCAAAGCGTTGGAGGCGCACAAGAGGGCGGAGCATTTCCTCACAGCTAATCAGGAGGCTCTTAGCTAA
- the mea1 gene encoding male-enhanced antigen 1, protein MGPERVFPPCEDDDKNPRDGGTAWSGGEDEQEDDGAGYSYQPLSQDPDDGAHGGIQHRMEVMGLHLPEAPPPDSDEEDTEKAEAERSRASIPMDAAHVELVKQTMAAVALPSPSVPAWAREISDDQWRDLVQRTLRGRTCTD, encoded by the exons ATGGGACCCGAGCGAGTTTTCCCGCCTTGCGAGGACGACGACAAGAACCCGCGCGATGGAGGGACGGCGTGGAGCGGCGGTGAGGACGAGCAAGAGGACGACGGCGCGGGCTACTCCTACCAGCCCCTCAGTCAGGACCCGGACGACGGGGCGCACGGCGGCATTCAGCACAGGATGGAG GTGATGGGTCTGCACCTCCCCGAGGCCCCGCCCCCTGACAGTGACGAGGAGGACACAGAGAAGGCGGAGGCCGAGAGAAGCCGAGCTTCCATTCCTATGGATGCGG CCCACGTGGAGCTGGTGAAACAGACCATGGCGGCGGTGGCGCTGCCCTCGCCTAGCGTTCCCGCGTGGGCCCGAGAGATCTCCGACGACCAATGGCGCGACCTGGTCCAGCGCACCTTGCGCGGTCGCACATGCACTGACTAA